Proteins co-encoded in one Lynx canadensis isolate LIC74 chromosome C1, mLynCan4.pri.v2, whole genome shotgun sequence genomic window:
- the CALML6 gene encoding calmodulin-like protein 6, with translation MTERLTAEQIKEYKGVFEMFDEEGNGEVKTAELERLMSLLGINPTKSELASMAKDVDRDNKGFFNCDSFLALMGIYWEKAQNQEGELRAAFRVFDKEGKGYIDWNTLKYVLMNAGEPLNEVEAEQMMKEADKDGDGTIDYEEFVAMMTGESFKLVQ, from the exons ATG ACGGAGCGCCTGACGGCCGAGCAGATCAAGGAGTACAAGGGGGTCTTTGAGATGTTCGACGAGGAGGGCAACGGGGAGGTGAAGACGGCGGAGCTGGAGCGGCTCATGAGCCTGCTGGGCATCAACCCCACCAAGAGCGAGCTGGCCTCCATGGCCAAGGACGTGGACAGAGACA ACAAAGGATTCTTCAACTGTGACAGCTTCCTGGCCCTGATGGGGATTTACTGGGAGAAGGCCCAGAACCAGGAGGGCGAGCTGAGGGCAGCCTTCCGTGTCTTCGACAAGGAGGGCAAGGGCTACATCGACTGGAACACGCTTAA GTACGTGCTCATGAACGCAGGTGAGCCCCTCAATGAGGTAGAGGCCGAGCAGATGATGAAGGAGGCTGACAAGGACGGAGACGGAACCATTGACTATGAGG AGTTTGTGGCCATGATGACCGGAGAGTCCTTCAAGCTGGTCCAGTAG
- the TMEM52 gene encoding transmembrane protein 52: MVAGVPAARGLLLLPPLLQLPQVALGFGDGSCDPSDLCPPQARWSSLWHVGLILLAVLLLLLCGVTASCVRFCCLRKRAHTQPHLPATPQPCGLTVSPTDSDSPVHSTVTSYSSVQYPLGTRLPLPFGELDLDSMTPPAYSPYAPELPPSYEEAVKMSKPRQEEPPSS; this comes from the exons ATGGTAGCGGGGGTGCCGGCCGCCCGTGGGctcctgctgctgccgccgctccTGCAGCTGCCGCAG GTGGCGCTGGGCTTCGGAGACGGCAGCTGCGACCCCTCGGACCT GTGCCCGCCCCAGGCCCGCTGGAGCAGCCTGTGGCACGTGGG GCTTATCTTACTCGCTGTccttctgctgctgctgtgcGGGGTCACAGCCAGCTGTGTCCGGTTCTGCTGCCTCCGGAAGCGGGCACACACCCAGCCACACCTGCCAGCAACACCTCAGCCTTGTGGCCTGACGGTCAGCCCTACAGACAGTGACAGCCCGGTGCACAGCACTGTGACTT CTTACAGTTCTGTGCAGTATCCGCTGGGCACGCGGCTGCCTCTGCCCTTTGGGGAGCTGGACCTCGACTCCATGACCCCTCCTGCCTACAGCCCGTATGCCCCTGAGCTGCCACCCTCCTACGAAGAGGCTGTCAAGATGTCCAAACCCAGACAGGAAGAGCCACCCTCCTCTTAG